A section of the Paenibacillus yonginensis genome encodes:
- a CDS encoding class I SAM-dependent methyltransferase: MYMATDWKDYELIDTGAGDKLERWGDVILRRPDPQIIWPIEHETGEWKNLHGHYHRSSSGGGSWDMKKPLPDKWTISYNHLKFYIKPTSFKHTGLFPEQAANWSWMMDKIKGAGRPISVLNLFAYTGGASVAAASAGASVVHVDAAKGMVQWAKENLQLSGLGDRPVRFITDDVFKFVQREQRRGNKYDAIIMDPPSYGRGPGGEMWKLEQSLYPFLESCLSILSDKPLFFLINSYTTGISPTVLHNMLSMTVQRRYGGRISAGELGLPITRSGLTLPCGILGRWEE; the protein is encoded by the coding sequence ATGTACATGGCAACAGACTGGAAAGATTACGAACTGATCGATACAGGAGCCGGGGACAAGCTCGAACGCTGGGGAGACGTTATCCTCCGCAGACCCGATCCGCAAATCATATGGCCGATCGAACATGAAACCGGAGAATGGAAGAATCTGCACGGCCATTACCACCGCAGCTCCTCTGGCGGGGGCAGCTGGGACATGAAGAAGCCCCTCCCTGACAAATGGACGATCTCCTATAATCATCTGAAGTTTTATATTAAACCGACCAGCTTTAAACATACAGGGCTGTTCCCTGAACAGGCCGCCAACTGGTCCTGGATGATGGACAAAATTAAAGGAGCCGGCCGGCCGATCTCCGTGCTCAACCTGTTCGCTTATACCGGCGGCGCATCCGTTGCCGCCGCATCCGCCGGCGCTTCGGTCGTACACGTTGACGCCGCAAAAGGCATGGTGCAGTGGGCGAAAGAAAACCTGCAGCTGTCCGGTCTTGGCGACCGTCCCGTCCGGTTCATCACCGACGACGTGTTCAAATTCGTACAGCGCGAGCAGCGCAGAGGCAACAAATATGACGCGATCATCATGGATCCGCCTTCTTATGGCAGAGGACCCGGCGGCGAGATGTGGAAGCTGGAGCAAAGCCTGTATCCGTTCCTGGAATCCTGCCTGAGCATCTTGTCGGACAAGCCGCTCTTTTTCCTGATTAACTCGTATACGACCGGGATCTCCCCAACCGTGCTGCACAATATGCTGTCCATGACCGTTCAGCGCCGCTATGGCGGGCGTATCTCGGCCGGCGAGCTTGGCCTGCCGATTACCCGATCCGGCCTTACCCTGCCTTGCGGCATTTTGGGACGCTGGGAGGAATAA
- a CDS encoding putative bifunctional diguanylate cyclase/phosphodiesterase, with translation MTPCSVIHSAEAEILKILSKYTSDAVVWMNDDGVILNVNETLLTLSGHPAEYFVGRPFGRFFGVQLLHQLNQSKVYVRDVNERELELEMTIAPVDYEGKRAGILAIGRPVNPNRLQEQALIRQIRQLTYYDSLTGLPNLNKFKEVWQRLHAHASPEATCAIVLLDLDRFGIVNHYAGYDRGDDFLVAVSQRLTSIIRQEDPVFRWSIDRFLILLQDVNKQQVRQIAERILEQFQLPFVVKQMEISITPSLGITMSPEDGEDVDMLLNNASTATYYAKEAGKNSYRFYSRNMDSGASLAMEQQLRKALERKEFVLHYQPKVDIGRGEVVGVEALLRWNHPDFGLVPPNQFIPLAEESGLIVPIGEWVLETACLQNKAWQQAGVPPVFMSVNLSPRQFKDGSIVQKVKRSLEKSGLSPEFLELELTESMMLDMSYAAETLAQLKQLGVRTSLDDFGKGYSSLTYLKSLPLDILKVDSSFVRHCTENDQDAVLLKTIINMGQNLEMTVVAEGVEEEEQLEMLRSFGCHQAQGFLLSMPVPGEAIPSAISGIRARFQGGAEGSESIT, from the coding sequence ATGACGCCATGCAGTGTGATTCATTCTGCGGAAGCGGAAATTCTAAAAATACTTTCTAAATATACTTCAGACGCCGTGGTATGGATGAATGACGATGGAGTGATTTTGAATGTGAACGAGACTTTGCTGACTCTCTCCGGCCATCCGGCGGAGTATTTTGTCGGCCGGCCGTTCGGCCGTTTCTTCGGCGTTCAATTGCTGCACCAGTTAAACCAATCCAAAGTTTATGTTCGTGACGTGAATGAAAGAGAACTCGAGCTGGAGATGACCATAGCACCGGTGGATTATGAGGGGAAACGCGCCGGTATTCTTGCCATCGGCCGTCCAGTCAATCCAAATCGGCTGCAGGAGCAAGCGCTGATCCGCCAGATCCGCCAACTGACCTATTATGACAGCCTTACAGGTCTGCCGAATCTGAATAAATTCAAAGAGGTATGGCAGCGTCTGCACGCCCATGCCTCGCCAGAGGCCACGTGCGCCATCGTGCTGCTGGATTTGGACCGTTTTGGCATTGTTAATCATTATGCCGGTTATGACCGCGGAGATGACTTCCTGGTGGCCGTATCCCAAAGACTGACTTCGATTATCCGTCAGGAGGACCCCGTATTCCGCTGGAGCATCGACCGCTTCCTCATTCTTCTGCAGGACGTCAACAAACAGCAGGTCCGTCAGATTGCCGAACGCATTCTGGAGCAGTTCCAGCTGCCGTTTGTTGTGAAGCAAATGGAGATTTCCATCACGCCGAGCCTAGGCATCACGATGAGTCCGGAAGACGGCGAAGATGTGGACATGCTGCTTAACAACGCTTCAACCGCAACCTATTATGCCAAAGAGGCGGGGAAGAACAGCTACCGCTTCTACAGCCGCAATATGGACAGCGGTGCTTCGCTTGCTATGGAGCAGCAGCTGCGTAAGGCGCTGGAACGCAAAGAGTTTGTCCTCCATTATCAGCCTAAAGTGGATATTGGCCGCGGCGAGGTGGTGGGCGTTGAAGCGCTGCTGCGCTGGAACCATCCCGATTTCGGTCTTGTTCCACCCAATCAGTTTATTCCTTTGGCGGAAGAAAGCGGGTTGATTGTACCAATTGGCGAATGGGTGCTCGAAACCGCTTGTCTGCAAAACAAAGCCTGGCAGCAGGCCGGCGTTCCGCCTGTGTTTATGTCGGTTAATTTATCTCCCCGCCAGTTCAAGGATGGGAGCATCGTGCAGAAAGTCAAACGTTCGCTTGAGAAGTCCGGTTTATCTCCGGAGTTTCTGGAGCTTGAATTAACGGAGAGCATGATGCTTGATATGAGCTATGCGGCGGAAACGCTGGCCCAGCTCAAGCAGCTGGGCGTTCGCACTTCGCTTGACGATTTCGGCAAAGGGTACAGTTCTTTAACTTATCTGAAATCGCTGCCGCTGGATATCCTAAAGGTAGACAGTTCTTTTGTCCGGCATTGCACGGAGAATGATCAGGATGCGGTGCTGCTCAAGACGATCATCAACATGGGGCAGAACCTGGAAATGACCGTAGTTGCGGAAGGCGTCGAAGAAGAAGAACAGCTGGAGATGCTTAGAAGCTTCGGGTGTCATCAGGCTCAGGGGTTCCTGCTGAGCATGCCGGTTCCCGGCGAAGCTATTCCTTCGGCAATCTCCGGCATTCGTGCCCGATTTCAGGGCGGAGCTGAAGGAAGCGAGTCAATTACATAA
- a CDS encoding DinB family protein has protein sequence MTAAQEMKRLLFEELQLIVRTTTGLISKIKPEDLSFRPRENMRTVKELADHLAAIPAVDLLILQERPESDIRQLEGQFAEAAPSALGPLMEQGLDELKRYMEALSEQDFWHKETKPFYMDHGSSQAKWLVEIVTHAQHHRGQLFTYLKMQGYEVNMFDLY, from the coding sequence ATGACTGCTGCACAAGAAATGAAACGGCTTTTGTTTGAAGAACTTCAGTTGATCGTGCGGACCACCACCGGCCTGATCAGCAAAATCAAACCCGAAGACTTGTCCTTCCGGCCGCGCGAGAACATGAGAACTGTGAAAGAGCTGGCTGACCATCTAGCTGCCATCCCTGCCGTGGACCTGCTGATTCTTCAGGAACGCCCGGAGTCCGATATCCGGCAGCTGGAAGGACAATTCGCAGAGGCGGCTCCGTCGGCGTTAGGTCCCCTTATGGAACAAGGCCTCGACGAGCTGAAACGCTACATGGAGGCTTTAAGCGAACAGGATTTCTGGCATAAAGAAACCAAACCCTTCTACATGGACCATGGTTCCTCGCAGGCCAAATGGCTGGTCGAAATTGTGACCCATGCCCAGCACCATCGCGGTCAGCTGTTTACCTATCTGAAGATGCAAGGCTATGAAGTCAACATGTTTGATTTATATTAG
- a CDS encoding sensor histidine kinase, which translates to MSSQKMMLEGWVIGSKLVLLGYVIWESYFHQNQTGAWAVLVYLIYICLVFAQLVLKDWRAICAIALGTAAYLTASFWLLQIPLLLLLLPLSLIELGESFKPRGLSLLLLIAEAWLVPARELPLYAATAAISWLGYLMIREGGEKLIRQNSRNEELSANLQRLTRALSENREYARQSEYTIKLEERNRLSQRIHDEIGHSMAGALIQMEASKRLLTVNPEKAAELLGNAIQISKEGLEQIRLTLKDTKPRSEELGINRLRLFVDELAAKHSLSASLTYEGNLDVITPLQWKVIQDNAKEAVTNTIKYAQADRVQLHVQVLHRLVKAQISDNGIGAIQIVKGLGITGMEERAASLGGTLIVDGSDGFRVITLLPLEGSREFTHGTRS; encoded by the coding sequence ATGAGTAGCCAGAAAATGATGCTGGAAGGATGGGTTATTGGGAGCAAGCTTGTGCTGCTGGGTTACGTCATTTGGGAGTCGTATTTCCATCAGAACCAGACTGGAGCCTGGGCTGTATTGGTCTACTTGATTTATATTTGCCTCGTCTTCGCTCAACTTGTTCTTAAAGACTGGCGGGCAATTTGTGCAATAGCTTTGGGGACCGCAGCCTACTTAACGGCTAGCTTCTGGCTGCTCCAAATCCCGCTCTTGCTTCTGCTGCTGCCGCTCAGCCTGATTGAACTGGGGGAATCCTTTAAACCCCGAGGTCTTTCGCTGCTGCTTCTGATTGCGGAAGCCTGGCTTGTGCCTGCTCGTGAGCTGCCTCTGTATGCAGCCACGGCCGCCATATCCTGGCTAGGCTATCTGATGATCAGGGAGGGCGGAGAGAAGCTCATCCGCCAGAACAGCCGGAATGAAGAGCTGAGTGCGAATCTCCAGCGGTTGACCCGGGCATTAAGCGAGAACAGGGAATATGCGAGGCAGTCCGAATATACAATCAAACTGGAAGAACGAAACCGGTTGTCCCAGCGGATTCACGATGAAATCGGGCACTCGATGGCTGGAGCGCTGATTCAGATGGAGGCGTCCAAACGGCTGCTCACCGTAAATCCGGAGAAAGCGGCCGAGCTGCTCGGCAATGCCATTCAAATTTCCAAGGAAGGTTTGGAACAAATTAGATTGACGCTCAAGGATACCAAGCCGAGATCCGAGGAACTGGGCATTAACCGTCTTCGTTTGTTTGTGGACGAGCTTGCGGCCAAACATTCATTATCAGCTTCTCTTACTTACGAAGGGAATCTGGACGTGATTACGCCGCTCCAATGGAAGGTGATCCAGGATAATGCCAAGGAAGCCGTTACGAACACGATTAAATACGCCCAGGCTGACAGAGTTCAGCTGCATGTCCAGGTCCTGCACAGGTTGGTGAAAGCCCAGATTTCCGACAACGGGATTGGCGCCATCCAGATTGTCAAAGGGTTAGGAATTACAGGGATGGAAGAGAGGGCCGCGTCACTCGGAGGAACGCTCATCGTGGACGGATCCGACGGGTTCCGGGTGATTACGCTCCTGCCTCTTGAAGGCAGCCGGGAGTTTACTCATGGCACCAGGTCATGA
- a CDS encoding PilZ domain-containing protein: MKEQRKFERSKIPPLEVEVSQIEGETGVYKYVKMIIEEVSEEGMRFWASVPFKIGEMIRFDLPTLQMESLVQGRISWVQGTEETGYRCGLHMINE; this comes from the coding sequence ATGAAGGAACAAAGAAAGTTTGAACGGTCTAAAATTCCGCCGCTCGAGGTCGAGGTCAGTCAGATTGAGGGGGAGACCGGCGTTTATAAGTATGTCAAAATGATCATTGAAGAAGTAAGTGAAGAAGGCATGCGATTTTGGGCTTCCGTGCCTTTTAAAATTGGAGAGATGATCCGGTTTGATCTGCCAACCCTGCAAATGGAGTCCTTGGTTCAAGGACGTATTTCCTGGGTTCAAGGAACGGAAGAGACCGGTTACCGATGCGGCCTTCATATGATCAATGAATAG
- a CDS encoding ABC transporter ATP-binding protein: MNVLEIKDLTRKFGDFIAVDHMNLKVREGEIFGFLGANGAGKSTTINMISSLLRITKGEILLLGKNISKHGKFAKMNIGIVPQDLAIYEEMTAYENIHFFAGLYGLRGQELKERTLEALAFVGLTDKAKELPKNFSGGMKRRLNIACAIAHKPKLIIMDEPTVGIDPQSRNYILRSVRKLNEMGSTIIYTSHYMEEVEELCTRIAIVDHGKVIAEGTKEELESSITDTKDLWISYKSELPLDLERIKQIPGVTQVLDDPLEQMLRVHSKTEVNNLNTILQQLIQNGIEIRSVDEKAPNLETVFLTLTGRNLRD, translated from the coding sequence GTGAACGTGCTGGAGATTAAGGATCTTACCCGTAAATTCGGGGATTTCATCGCCGTAGATCATATGAATCTAAAGGTTCGTGAAGGGGAAATTTTCGGGTTTCTGGGGGCCAACGGCGCCGGGAAAAGTACGACCATCAATATGATTTCATCCCTGCTGCGCATTACCAAGGGAGAAATCCTGCTGCTCGGCAAAAATATCAGCAAACATGGAAAGTTTGCCAAAATGAACATCGGCATTGTTCCTCAGGATCTTGCGATCTATGAAGAAATGACCGCCTATGAGAATATTCACTTCTTTGCAGGCTTATATGGGTTGCGGGGACAGGAGCTGAAAGAACGAACGCTGGAGGCGCTTGCGTTTGTCGGGCTGACCGACAAAGCCAAGGAGCTGCCCAAAAACTTCTCGGGCGGGATGAAACGCCGCCTGAACATTGCCTGCGCGATTGCGCATAAACCAAAGCTGATTATCATGGATGAACCGACCGTCGGCATTGATCCGCAGTCCCGCAATTACATCCTTCGTTCGGTCCGCAAGCTGAATGAAATGGGCAGCACGATTATTTACACCAGTCATTACATGGAGGAAGTTGAAGAGCTTTGTACGCGTATCGCCATCGTAGACCATGGAAAAGTCATTGCCGAGGGAACGAAGGAAGAACTCGAATCCAGCATTACAGACACCAAAGATCTTTGGATCAGCTATAAATCAGAGCTTCCGTTGGATTTGGAGCGTATCAAACAAATTCCGGGCGTCACTCAGGTGCTGGATGACCCGCTTGAACAAATGCTGAGAGTGCATTCCAAAACCGAAGTCAACAATTTGAATACGATTCTGCAGCAGCTGATTCAAAATGGCATAGAAATCCGCTCAGTGGATGAGAAAGCACCGAATCTGGAAACCGTATTTCTGACGCTGACCGGCAGAAATCTGCGTGATTAG
- a CDS encoding ABC transporter permease, with protein sequence MKDLWWLSRRTLSAALRKKSGWIMLFILPVAGVLISMLIYGGGTSSVLRVGLVNQDGDNPITQNTMAFILNMNQAQVTIATDEESLKKRIASGSLDTGIVLESGFAEHVRSGQPEGLTLLSVKGAQVTAYLKALLHNYIANIASIGAAAEQNPALFDQIYKEYNESHFKLDASLVQDTSKAKNMTYQSMGFLIAFMMFSACNLTHLILKEKENRTYLRLLTSPISAKTYVLSNVLVNIVLLMVQMALTLVVLKAVLGIDSGVPTIELVVALFLYGLAAIGLSLVIVAFAKNSSMSGAMQNLIITPSCLLAGCYFPMDIMPDSIRKIATFLPQHWLLETVNDLQKGTPFGHLYLNLLILVAFAAAFGLIAVYRFSRNNDTRTFV encoded by the coding sequence ATGAAAGATTTATGGTGGCTTTCGCGCCGAACGTTGTCGGCTGCACTCCGCAAGAAATCCGGTTGGATCATGCTGTTCATTCTCCCGGTAGCAGGTGTGCTGATCAGCATGCTGATCTATGGAGGCGGCACCAGCAGCGTGCTCCGGGTGGGCCTTGTCAACCAGGATGGAGACAATCCGATCACGCAGAACACGATGGCATTCATACTCAATATGAACCAGGCGCAGGTAACGATCGCGACTGATGAGGAGTCGCTGAAGAAACGTATCGCATCGGGGTCCCTGGACACCGGTATCGTACTGGAAAGCGGCTTTGCCGAGCACGTGCGCAGCGGGCAGCCCGAGGGGCTGACCCTGCTTTCGGTCAAAGGGGCACAGGTGACGGCGTATCTGAAAGCCCTGCTTCATAATTATATCGCCAATATAGCTTCGATCGGTGCAGCGGCCGAGCAGAACCCGGCTTTATTTGATCAAATTTATAAGGAATATAACGAAAGTCATTTCAAACTTGATGCTTCGCTCGTGCAGGATACTTCGAAGGCCAAAAATATGACCTATCAGTCCATGGGTTTTCTGATTGCCTTTATGATGTTCTCGGCATGCAACCTGACTCATTTAATTCTGAAGGAAAAGGAAAACCGCACTTATCTGCGGCTGCTGACCTCTCCCATTTCAGCTAAAACGTACGTGCTTTCAAACGTGTTAGTCAATATCGTTCTCTTAATGGTGCAAATGGCGCTGACGCTGGTTGTGCTGAAAGCCGTGCTGGGCATTGACTCCGGGGTACCGACAATTGAGCTTGTTGTCGCGCTGTTCCTGTATGGTCTGGCCGCGATTGGGTTATCGTTAGTCATTGTGGCATTCGCCAAAAATTCCAGCATGTCAGGAGCCATGCAGAATCTGATTATTACGCCAAGCTGTCTCTTGGCAGGCTGCTATTTCCCGATGGACATCATGCCGGACAGCATCCGTAAAATCGCGACGTTTCTCCCGCAGCACTGGCTGCTCGAAACGGTTAATGACCTGCAGAAGGGGACGCCCTTTGGCCATCTTTATCTGAATTTGCTGATCCTAGTGGCTTTTGCCGCGGCTTTTGGCCTCATTGCCGTCTACAGGTTCAGCCGGAATAACGATACACGGACCTTTGTATAA
- a CDS encoding response regulator transcription factor → MKIKVMIADDNSFIREGMKIILSSFDEFEVIGTVQDGAEAVSFCRDHEVDVAMLDIRMPNMNGVEATRLIAAEGTAKPLILTTFDDDEFIIDAIQAGARGYLLKNNDPEQIRDAIKSVFHNHHVLQEVVVDRLKSGFIEPSSQSDSNGSRSCEEPGPHAKLDLSLFTDRELEVMTQIAKGLSNKGIAKKLFLSEGTVANHITSILNKTGLAHRTQIAIYFLTGEVKCQDE, encoded by the coding sequence ATGAAAATAAAAGTCATGATTGCTGACGACAATTCTTTTATTAGAGAAGGTATGAAAATCATTCTGTCCAGCTTTGACGAATTCGAAGTGATCGGAACGGTGCAGGATGGGGCGGAAGCCGTGTCTTTCTGCCGGGATCATGAGGTGGATGTCGCCATGCTGGATATCCGGATGCCGAATATGAACGGTGTGGAGGCGACGCGCCTGATTGCAGCCGAAGGAACGGCAAAGCCGCTGATTTTGACGACTTTCGATGATGATGAGTTTATAATTGACGCCATTCAGGCGGGGGCACGGGGTTATCTGCTTAAGAACAATGATCCTGAACAGATTCGGGATGCCATTAAAAGCGTATTCCATAACCACCATGTCCTGCAGGAGGTTGTTGTCGACCGGCTTAAAAGCGGGTTCATTGAACCTTCCAGCCAAAGCGATTCAAATGGCAGCCGGTCCTGCGAGGAGCCGGGTCCGCACGCCAAACTTGATTTAAGCCTGTTCACAGACCGAGAGCTCGAAGTCATGACTCAGATTGCCAAAGGATTGTCCAATAAAGGCATTGCCAAAAAGCTGTTTCTGTCCGAAGGAACGGTCGCCAACCACATTACGTCGATTTTGAACAAAACGGGGCTTGCGCACCGGACGCAAATCGCCATCTATTTTCTGACCGGGGAAGTCAAGTGCCAAGATGAGTAG
- a CDS encoding ABC transporter ATP-binding protein yields MGNIIELKHVSWRRDGKTVLNDINWTVKEGENWAVFGLNGSGKTTILNMLSGYLWPSEGEVHVLGHKLGEIDVRELRRTIGWVSSSLEEKVYGTEKAQDLVVSGKYASFGLYEKTSEEDYERATKLMEQLRCGHLLDRTYQTCSQGEKQKLLIARALMASPKLLILDEACNGLDFISKEGLLESIEQLAQGPDAPHLMFVTHHTEEILPAFSHTLLLRRGQVYGQGLTRDMMSSEILSEFFELPVGVTWSHDRAWLSKG; encoded by the coding sequence ATGGGCAATATCATCGAACTCAAACATGTATCATGGCGCCGTGACGGCAAAACGGTCTTGAACGATATCAATTGGACCGTTAAAGAAGGAGAAAACTGGGCGGTATTCGGCCTAAACGGGTCTGGCAAAACGACTATCCTGAACATGCTCAGCGGTTACCTCTGGCCCTCGGAAGGCGAGGTGCACGTTCTGGGCCATAAACTCGGGGAAATCGATGTTCGGGAGCTTCGCCGCACGATCGGCTGGGTAAGTTCGTCGCTCGAGGAGAAGGTTTACGGCACAGAGAAAGCGCAGGATCTGGTGGTCAGCGGGAAATATGCTTCGTTTGGACTGTATGAGAAGACATCGGAAGAGGATTATGAACGTGCGACCAAGCTGATGGAGCAGCTGCGCTGCGGCCATTTGCTGGATCGGACTTACCAGACCTGCTCCCAGGGAGAGAAGCAGAAGTTATTGATTGCCAGAGCGCTTATGGCTTCGCCAAAACTGCTCATTCTGGATGAAGCTTGCAACGGACTGGACTTCATCTCCAAAGAAGGGCTGCTGGAAAGCATTGAACAGCTGGCTCAGGGTCCGGACGCGCCTCACCTGATGTTCGTCACGCATCATACGGAAGAAATTTTGCCGGCATTCAGCCATACGCTTCTTCTGAGAAGAGGGCAGGTCTACGGGCAGGGACTTACGCGGGACATGATGAGCAGCGAGATTTTATCCGAATTTTTTGAGCTGCCTGTCGGGGTTACCTGGAGCCATGACCGGGCTTGGCTGTCCAAAGGCTAA
- a CDS encoding GNAT family N-acetyltransferase gives MLNTQDWEQVKSLQKEVEQADGISLKLNWDMLQTRKSDEHYDFVYRENGKIIAFLGLYDFASKLELCGMVAPASRRKGIFRSLLAEALPPERAAKYKEILLNIPAASASGKGFAARLGLAVTLTEYQMKFNPEAIGRLAPPLLKVSLRKAKLSDCAFLNRLDMQGFGLTEEEAGWLNADSLEQNEADGTDSVTYVIEFGGQDTGKIRVQYGPTESWIYGFVIDAAFRGQGIGRSVLMKLVHDEQAKGRDLFLEVALDNKRALQLYQSCGFEQIQVQDYYSWRP, from the coding sequence ATGCTGAACACACAGGACTGGGAACAAGTCAAATCCCTGCAGAAGGAAGTAGAGCAGGCCGATGGGATTTCGCTGAAGCTGAACTGGGATATGCTGCAAACCCGCAAGTCTGACGAGCATTATGATTTCGTTTACCGCGAGAACGGGAAAATAATCGCTTTCCTCGGCTTATACGATTTTGCCTCCAAACTGGAGTTATGCGGCATGGTCGCCCCGGCCAGCCGGAGAAAAGGCATCTTCCGCTCACTGCTGGCAGAGGCGCTCCCGCCGGAACGCGCGGCAAAGTACAAGGAAATTCTGCTTAATATTCCGGCCGCTTCCGCCTCCGGAAAGGGTTTTGCGGCGCGGCTGGGCCTTGCGGTTACTCTGACCGAATATCAAATGAAGTTTAACCCGGAGGCGATCGGCCGTTTGGCACCGCCCCTTCTTAAGGTTTCGCTTCGGAAAGCGAAGTTGTCCGACTGCGCTTTCCTGAACCGGCTCGACATGCAGGGGTTTGGCTTGACGGAGGAAGAAGCTGGATGGCTGAACGCTGATTCCTTAGAGCAGAACGAAGCAGATGGCACGGATTCCGTTACGTATGTCATTGAGTTTGGCGGGCAAGATACGGGCAAAATCCGCGTCCAATACGGTCCAACGGAAAGCTGGATATACGGTTTTGTCATAGACGCCGCCTTCCGAGGGCAGGGGATTGGCCGTTCGGTGCTGATGAAGCTGGTGCATGATGAGCAGGCCAAAGGCAGAGATTTATTCCTCGAGGTTGCGCTGGATAATAAACGGGCTCTGCAGCTCTATCAGTCCTGCGGCTTTGAACAAATCCAGGTACAGGACTATTACAGCTGGCGGCCATGA
- a CDS encoding ABC transporter permease codes for MNILRITRKELLIQLRNKQTFLFMIAFPIVLILILGSALTNAFSAETTVDSMKLLYRDNAQNAQLKESWKAFSEVLKQEGVELTALPSGTDGKQEVQDDLYTGYAELDDNGIHYYGSSQHQIENNIVQSMLSVYADRYNLAAAAIKIDPASVQPIVAGVDSFGDFIPETSLNKEKQPGSIDYYAIAMSTMIALYASMSSTTLIQGEHSRRTSIRLSASPVSKGEIFAGKVIGATLINFVCVMVVVLFSGLVFGADWGSHYGAVALVLLTLVALSVSLGLFCGYLFKEASSGRTFIVILIQVFSFIGGAYFPVGDDFSGHLALISPLRWANQALNQIIYADQASAALPVAVFNMALVAVFLILSGIYMRRQEAL; via the coding sequence GTGAACATATTACGTATTACCCGCAAGGAGCTGCTGATTCAACTCCGAAACAAACAGACCTTTCTGTTCATGATCGCCTTCCCGATCGTGCTGATCCTGATTCTTGGTTCGGCGCTGACAAATGCATTCTCCGCAGAAACCACTGTTGATTCTATGAAGCTGCTGTACCGGGATAATGCCCAAAACGCACAGCTCAAAGAATCCTGGAAAGCTTTCTCAGAGGTCCTGAAGCAGGAGGGTGTCGAGCTCACAGCTTTGCCCAGCGGTACAGATGGCAAACAGGAGGTCCAAGATGACCTGTATACGGGTTATGCCGAACTGGATGACAACGGTATCCATTATTATGGAAGCTCGCAGCACCAGATCGAAAATAATATCGTTCAAAGCATGTTGTCCGTCTATGCCGACCGCTATAATCTCGCGGCAGCGGCCATCAAGATTGATCCGGCTTCGGTGCAGCCTATTGTAGCCGGCGTGGATTCATTTGGCGATTTCATTCCGGAAACCTCGCTCAACAAAGAAAAGCAGCCGGGCTCCATTGATTATTATGCGATTGCCATGTCTACGATGATTGCGCTTTATGCAAGCATGTCCTCAACCACTCTAATCCAGGGGGAGCATTCACGGAGAACGTCCATCCGGCTGAGCGCCTCTCCAGTAAGCAAGGGAGAAATCTTTGCGGGTAAAGTGATTGGCGCTACCCTGATTAATTTTGTATGCGTTATGGTTGTTGTCCTCTTCAGCGGACTGGTCTTCGGTGCGGACTGGGGATCCCATTATGGGGCAGTGGCTCTGGTTTTATTGACGTTGGTGGCTCTTTCAGTCAGTCTGGGGCTGTTCTGCGGCTATTTGTTCAAGGAGGCTTCCAGCGGCCGCACCTTTATCGTGATCCTCATTCAAGTATTTTCTTTTATAGGCGGGGCCTATTTCCCTGTGGGGGATGACTTTTCAGGTCATCTGGCTCTGATCTCGCCGCTCCGCTGGGCCAACCAGGCCTTAAACCAAATCATTTATGCCGATCAGGCGTCCGCCGCACTGCCGGTTGCGGTGTTTAATATGGCGCTGGTCGCAGTATTTCTGATCCTTTCGGGCATTTATATGAGAAGACAGGAGGCGCTCTAA